A section of the Kribbella sp. HUAS MG21 genome encodes:
- the mycP gene encoding type VII secretion-associated serine protease mycosin produces MKPVRAAAAAVVLSTLTAPTAAAVPPSGQCQYAAPGGPAISKMPWATTWLAPERAWPVSTGSGVTVAVIDSGVDADHPQLSQEGAVLPGKDVLTPGDNRANFDCVSHGTAVASIIAARPREGIGFRGVAPGARILPIRVSERDASDQQGAAVDAAVFAGAIRYAVDAGATVINISLSLYADQKPVREAVRYAQRHDALIVAAAGNAHSQQGPDPVTYPAAYPGVLGVGATTIDGSRLQSSQVGPYVDISAPGGGVLAATRVRGHRYYDGTSFATGFVSGTAALVRAADPRMPAAEVAARLLATATPAPGPADQYGAGVVNPYRAVQDVLATTRPAVLPPVKPTTTDPEAVRRAAAWSIAGQNARQIAVLAGILALLVTIAAIVVSAGRRRGWRAE; encoded by the coding sequence GTGAAGCCAGTCAGAGCAGCAGCCGCGGCCGTCGTCCTGAGCACACTGACCGCGCCCACCGCGGCGGCGGTACCGCCGTCCGGCCAGTGCCAGTACGCCGCACCCGGCGGGCCGGCGATCAGCAAGATGCCATGGGCAACAACCTGGCTGGCGCCGGAACGCGCCTGGCCGGTCAGCACGGGCAGCGGCGTGACCGTCGCCGTCATCGACTCCGGCGTCGACGCCGACCACCCCCAACTCAGCCAAGAAGGCGCTGTGCTGCCCGGCAAGGACGTCCTGACCCCAGGCGACAACCGCGCGAACTTCGACTGCGTCTCGCACGGTACGGCGGTCGCGAGCATCATCGCCGCGCGACCACGGGAAGGGATCGGGTTCCGCGGCGTAGCGCCAGGTGCGCGCATCCTGCCGATCCGGGTCAGCGAACGCGATGCCAGCGATCAGCAAGGCGCGGCCGTGGACGCAGCGGTGTTCGCGGGCGCGATCAGGTACGCCGTCGACGCCGGCGCGACCGTCATCAACATCTCGCTCTCGCTGTACGCGGACCAGAAACCGGTCCGCGAGGCCGTCCGCTACGCGCAGCGCCACGACGCGCTGATCGTCGCCGCGGCCGGCAACGCACACTCCCAGCAAGGACCGGATCCTGTGACGTACCCCGCGGCGTACCCCGGGGTGCTCGGCGTCGGCGCCACGACCATCGACGGCTCGCGGCTCCAGAGCTCGCAGGTCGGTCCGTACGTCGACATCTCCGCGCCGGGCGGCGGTGTCCTCGCCGCGACCCGAGTCCGCGGCCACCGCTACTACGACGGCACCAGCTTCGCGACCGGCTTCGTCAGCGGTACGGCGGCCCTCGTCCGCGCGGCCGACCCGCGGATGCCCGCCGCCGAGGTCGCAGCCCGGCTGCTCGCCACCGCCACGCCGGCGCCCGGACCGGCGGACCAGTACGGCGCCGGCGTCGTGAACCCGTACCGCGCTGTCCAGGACGTCCTCGCGACCACGAGGCCCGCAGTACTGCCGCCGGTGAAGCCGACCACCACCGATCCGGAAGCAGTACGACGCGCCGCGGCCTGGAGCATCGCAGGCCAGAACGCACGCCAGATCGCCGTACTAGCAGGGATTCTGGCTCTGCTGGTGACGATCGCGGCGATCGTCGTGTCCGCAGGCCGGCGCCGCGGTTGGCGCGCCGAATAG
- a CDS encoding LuxR C-terminal-related transcriptional regulator gives MKSAPHVRTTGLRLAHLGVDATAERTYLTVLERPSWTAAELGERLGLDEEATHEVIRHLTALGLLARDSSGDVVRPLNPRLSLTALLAEREADLARVTRDLERSRVAAAEIAGEYARRHPAPLGDSNGALDWASSPAAAQRTIEGLLRSASGEVLVSTPATAALSDPIAGLRELGTGVLAPPVRYRILVPDAARTDPMLSRRLQQLTRNGAQVRTATTVPLCALIVDTATVALPADRSGRGAVSILRLAAAVGAVTELFERVWHAATPLRQPTGLGDASGLTVREREVLTLLSDGGTDASAAAQLGVSVRTVRRMVSELMARLGAQSRFQAGLKAAERGWVGTR, from the coding sequence GTGAAGTCTGCACCGCACGTCCGCACCACCGGGTTGCGGCTCGCCCACCTGGGCGTCGACGCGACCGCCGAGCGCACCTACCTGACGGTGCTCGAGCGGCCGTCCTGGACCGCCGCCGAACTGGGCGAGCGGCTCGGCCTCGATGAGGAGGCCACCCACGAGGTCATCCGGCACCTGACCGCTCTCGGCCTGCTGGCCCGCGACAGCTCAGGTGATGTGGTCAGGCCACTCAATCCGCGCCTCAGTCTCACCGCCCTGCTCGCCGAACGCGAGGCGGACCTCGCTCGCGTCACCCGCGATCTGGAACGCAGCCGCGTGGCCGCCGCCGAGATCGCCGGTGAGTACGCCCGCCGGCACCCGGCTCCGCTCGGCGACAGCAACGGCGCCCTGGACTGGGCGAGCAGCCCGGCCGCCGCACAGCGCACCATCGAGGGTCTGCTTCGGTCGGCGTCCGGCGAGGTCCTCGTGAGCACACCGGCCACTGCGGCACTGTCCGACCCGATCGCCGGCCTCCGCGAGCTCGGGACCGGTGTCCTGGCCCCGCCGGTCCGCTACCGCATCCTCGTACCGGACGCGGCGCGCACCGACCCGATGCTGTCCCGGCGTCTGCAGCAGCTGACGCGCAACGGCGCACAGGTCCGTACCGCGACCACGGTCCCGCTCTGCGCGCTGATCGTCGACACGGCGACCGTTGCGCTGCCTGCCGATCGAAGCGGTCGTGGCGCAGTCAGCATCCTCAGGCTGGCGGCTGCGGTGGGGGCGGTGACCGAACTGTTCGAACGCGTCTGGCATGCCGCGACACCGCTGCGCCAGCCGACCGGCCTCGGCGACGCGTCGGGCCTGACCGTCCGCGAACGCGAAGTACTCACCCTGCTCAGCGACGGCGGTACCGACGCGTCAGCCGCGGCCCAGCTCGGCGTATCGGTCCGGACCGTACGGCGGATGGTGTCCGAGCTGATGGCGCGACTAGGTGCGCAGAGCCGGTTCCAGGCCGGGCTGAAGGCGGCCGAGCGCGGCTGGGTGGGGACTCGATGA
- the eccB gene encoding type VII secretion protein EccB, with protein sequence MASKRDQLQSHQFVQQRMTHALLLRETDPEHPPFRRGIIAMLVGIGLAVLVLAGAGVHGQLSPGGKTSWKAGDRVIVEKETGTRYVYRDGVLYPAVNYVSALLLANKYSQPLMVSAKSLLGVPRGQRVGIPDAPDALPAKGRLLGGGWSLCAKPGVNAAGSRVVRSVLLVGTEQSGTQADALLVVGPDGRRYLIWRGYRHLIQQQATVAAALALNNEAWLQVPAVWLDLVPSGPPLGPISVPGAGAPSALLRPGRVGTLYVVQTSTGQGQYYLLQRDRLVAISSLQYDVQRTAPVTRKAYPGSVPQAVPLDPAVVAQVSGGMSTTSTDAALPATRPTFARPESAGDSVCAVFSGGEFRPRFTLASSLTAAGDAGVTAGRGPGGLPLADMVVVPPGHGAVVESMASPGQPAGSGALSFVSDLGRRYQLASRDVLAVLGYDNPPVVRLPAELVSRLPAGHALDPAAAAYPIGP encoded by the coding sequence ATGGCCTCCAAACGGGACCAGCTGCAGTCGCACCAGTTCGTACAGCAGCGGATGACACATGCGTTGCTGCTGCGTGAGACCGATCCCGAGCACCCGCCCTTCCGTCGCGGCATCATCGCGATGCTGGTGGGCATCGGTCTCGCTGTACTCGTGCTGGCCGGCGCGGGTGTCCACGGCCAGCTCTCACCCGGCGGCAAGACCTCTTGGAAGGCCGGCGACCGCGTCATCGTGGAGAAGGAGACCGGCACGCGGTACGTGTACCGCGACGGTGTGCTCTACCCGGCGGTGAACTACGTGTCGGCGTTGCTGCTGGCAAACAAGTACAGCCAGCCGCTGATGGTGTCGGCCAAGTCGCTCCTAGGTGTACCTCGTGGCCAGCGCGTAGGGATCCCGGACGCACCGGACGCCCTGCCTGCGAAGGGCCGGTTGCTCGGCGGCGGCTGGTCGCTGTGCGCGAAGCCCGGCGTCAACGCAGCCGGCAGCCGCGTGGTGCGATCCGTACTACTGGTCGGAACTGAGCAATCCGGAACGCAGGCGGACGCCTTGCTCGTTGTTGGGCCCGACGGTCGGCGCTACCTCATCTGGCGGGGCTACCGGCATCTGATCCAGCAGCAGGCGACAGTCGCGGCAGCGCTCGCGTTGAACAACGAGGCATGGCTGCAGGTGCCGGCTGTCTGGTTGGACCTCGTGCCGTCCGGCCCACCGCTCGGACCGATCTCCGTCCCCGGTGCGGGCGCGCCGTCAGCTCTTCTCCGGCCAGGACGTGTCGGGACGTTGTACGTCGTACAGACGTCGACCGGGCAGGGACAGTACTACCTGCTGCAGCGGGACCGGCTGGTCGCGATCAGCTCGCTGCAGTACGACGTACAGCGCACGGCACCGGTGACGCGGAAGGCGTACCCGGGCTCGGTGCCGCAGGCCGTGCCGCTGGATCCGGCTGTGGTGGCGCAGGTGTCCGGCGGGATGAGTACGACGTCTACGGACGCCGCGTTGCCGGCGACACGTCCCACGTTCGCTCGGCCCGAGTCTGCCGGGGACTCCGTGTGCGCGGTGTTCTCCGGCGGGGAGTTCCGGCCCCGGTTCACGCTGGCGAGCTCGCTGACTGCGGCCGGGGACGCCGGCGTGACCGCGGGACGTGGTCCTGGCGGCCTGCCGTTGGCCGACATGGTCGTCGTACCGCCTGGTCATGGCGCCGTGGTGGAGTCGATGGCGTCACCTGGCCAGCCTGCGGGGTCCGGTGCGCTGTCGTTCGTGAGCGATCTAGGCCGGCGGTACCAGCTGGCGAGCCGCGACGTACTGGCGGTCCTCGGCTACGACAACCCGCCGGTCGTGCGGCTGCCGGCGGAGCTGGTCAGCCGGCTGCCGGCAGGGCATGCGCTCGATCCCGCTGCCGCGGCGTACCCGATCGGCCCCTAG
- a CDS encoding YbaB/EbfC family nucleoid-associated protein — translation MSKFNPGKELAALGLDSGIEELNAATQALDRAFDETVATAVSPDRMVKVTVTGRGDVRAIEFDPGIYRTADPRALAAVVLATLGQAHATAATKMEAAYNAFREHLDD, via the coding sequence ATGTCGAAATTCAACCCGGGCAAGGAACTGGCAGCGCTCGGTCTGGACAGCGGGATCGAGGAGCTGAACGCCGCGACGCAGGCGCTCGACCGTGCCTTCGACGAGACCGTCGCGACCGCCGTCTCGCCCGACCGGATGGTCAAGGTCACCGTGACCGGCCGCGGCGACGTCCGCGCGATCGAGTTCGACCCGGGCATCTACCGCACCGCGGACCCGCGGGCACTCGCCGCCGTCGTCCTCGCGACCCTCGGCCAGGCGCACGCCACGGCGGCCACCAAGATGGAAGCGGCGTACAACGCTTTCCGGGAACACCTCGATGACTGA
- the eccCa gene encoding type VII secretion protein EccCa: MSTVIVSRPPRRDGPALPSGEVTLDPPPALPQPAARQLSQYVMMVPMLAGGAAMALMYSTLGGGGRMSYIVGGLFGLSALGMAAVAFAGQGAPRREMARARRSYLRHLAQQRIRARRAVSQQRTALSYLHPDPTQLWTLVESYRLWERRRNDADFAIVRVGTGAQPLATPVAPPDTAPLEELEPLSAGALRRFITTYSSVPGLPVAMALRGFARVYVDGEPDRARGLARALIAQLATFHSPDDLLVTAVIGRDTRAEWEWLKWLPHAHHPEKSDALGPIRLISKSVPDLESVLDDLLAQRPRFDPATTTRVDGPHIVVLIDGGDVAGSDHLMTGSGVEGVSVIDLTTQPPRLLDRSTVLLDVADDGVLTSMTMDGESEVGTADTFATADAEALARLLAPLRLSTGPDGDESFASAFGLTDLLGLGDPYDFDPAEHWGVRPNRDRLRVRFGVTADGTPVELDLKESAQDGMGPHGLLIGATGSGKSELLRTLVLALAATHSSDSLNFALVDFKGGTTFTKLDRLPHTSAVITNLADELTLVDRMSDAITGEIVRRQELLRRAGNYESLRAYELARAAGADLPEVPTLLVICDEFSELLSAKPDFIDMFVQIGRVGRALGVHLLLASQKLEEGRLRGLDAHLSYRIGLRTFSAMDSRVVLGIPDAYELPRAPGHGFLQIGTETLVRFRSAYVSGVHRPAVSSVASGNDVADDVAEYTSAYVSMPVAPDAAEEQPPEEDGIGEQLLDILVDRLENNGKPAHQIWLPPLDDPPPLTELLPAVTVDPDRGLTVAGPRGTLRAPIGLVDKPLEQRRDPFVVDLSGGAGHAVVVGGPRSGKSTAIRTLISSLALTHTPREVQFYCLDFGGGSLASLREFPHVGGVASRLDAGAVRRTVAEVLQLLGARERVFAEQGIEDMASYRARRAAGEFPDDPWGDVFLVVDGWSVLRSDFEELELTLAEIAGRGLAYGVHVVASCSRWFDLRGTIRDLFGTRIELRLGDPADSMIDRRAAMSVPADKPGRGLADKAQHFVVATPDADLGPQLAAAWPVSGAPRVRVLPLQLTDAELAAVLRRQPEAHAGLPIGLTESDLGPAYVDLEADPHFLLFGDTETGKSGFLRWLARSIIDRYEPVQARIVVVDYRRSPVPAAEHVMGTFADPRGVEAMVADLVPVLERRLSGEWTGPQLHILVDDYDLVAGQTNPLAGLVDYLAHGRDIGLHLVVTRRSGGAGRAMFDPLIARLRDLGTPGLLLSGDKSEGPLLGGTKPQSQPPGRGLLVDRRGGTQLVQLVLCSS, from the coding sequence ATGTCGACCGTCATCGTCAGCAGGCCGCCGCGCCGCGACGGACCTGCGTTGCCCAGCGGTGAAGTCACGCTGGATCCACCGCCTGCGTTGCCGCAGCCGGCTGCCCGGCAGCTGTCGCAGTACGTGATGATGGTGCCGATGCTCGCGGGCGGTGCCGCCATGGCGCTGATGTACTCGACCCTCGGCGGTGGCGGCCGGATGAGCTACATCGTCGGCGGTCTGTTCGGGCTGTCGGCGCTGGGCATGGCCGCGGTCGCGTTCGCCGGTCAGGGTGCACCACGCCGCGAGATGGCCCGCGCCCGCCGCAGCTACCTGCGGCACCTGGCTCAGCAGCGCATCCGCGCCAGGCGTGCCGTCTCCCAGCAACGCACGGCGCTCTCGTACCTGCATCCGGACCCGACACAGCTGTGGACGCTGGTGGAGAGCTACCGGCTCTGGGAGCGCCGCCGTAACGACGCCGACTTCGCCATCGTCCGGGTCGGCACCGGTGCACAGCCCCTCGCCACGCCGGTCGCTCCGCCCGACACTGCTCCGCTCGAAGAGCTGGAGCCTCTGTCCGCCGGTGCACTGCGCCGCTTCATCACGACGTACTCGTCAGTGCCCGGACTGCCCGTAGCGATGGCGTTGCGGGGCTTCGCCCGGGTGTACGTCGACGGCGAACCGGACCGCGCCCGCGGCCTGGCACGGGCGCTGATCGCGCAGCTGGCGACCTTCCACTCACCTGACGACCTGCTGGTCACGGCTGTGATCGGCAGGGACACCAGAGCCGAGTGGGAGTGGCTGAAGTGGCTGCCGCACGCGCACCACCCGGAGAAGTCAGACGCGCTAGGCCCCATCCGGCTGATCAGCAAGAGTGTCCCGGACCTGGAGTCCGTGCTGGACGACCTGCTCGCGCAGCGGCCCCGCTTCGACCCGGCGACGACCACGCGGGTGGACGGGCCGCACATCGTCGTACTGATCGACGGTGGCGACGTAGCCGGCTCGGACCACCTGATGACGGGCAGCGGCGTAGAGGGCGTCAGTGTCATCGACCTGACCACTCAACCGCCACGGCTGCTCGATCGCTCCACCGTGCTGCTGGACGTCGCAGACGACGGCGTACTGACCAGCATGACGATGGACGGCGAGTCCGAGGTCGGTACGGCGGACACGTTCGCCACCGCGGATGCGGAAGCGCTGGCCCGGCTTCTCGCGCCGCTGCGCCTGTCCACCGGTCCGGACGGCGACGAGAGCTTCGCGTCCGCCTTCGGTCTCACCGACCTGCTGGGCCTCGGAGACCCCTACGACTTCGACCCCGCCGAGCACTGGGGCGTCCGGCCGAACCGGGACCGGCTGCGCGTCCGGTTCGGTGTCACCGCGGACGGTACGCCGGTGGAGCTCGACCTCAAGGAATCCGCACAGGACGGCATGGGGCCGCACGGCCTGCTGATCGGCGCGACCGGCTCCGGCAAGAGCGAACTGCTGCGAACCCTGGTCCTGGCGCTCGCCGCGACCCACTCGTCCGACAGCCTCAACTTCGCACTGGTCGACTTCAAGGGCGGTACGACGTTCACCAAGCTGGACCGGCTCCCGCACACCAGTGCTGTGATCACCAACCTCGCCGACGAGCTGACCCTGGTCGACCGGATGTCCGACGCGATCACCGGCGAGATAGTCCGCCGTCAGGAGTTGCTGCGCCGCGCCGGCAACTACGAGTCGCTTCGCGCCTATGAGCTGGCCCGAGCGGCCGGCGCCGACCTGCCCGAAGTACCGACGCTGCTGGTGATCTGCGACGAGTTCTCCGAGCTCCTGTCCGCCAAGCCCGACTTCATCGACATGTTCGTCCAGATCGGTCGCGTCGGCCGTGCGCTCGGCGTACACCTGCTACTGGCCAGCCAGAAACTGGAGGAGGGGCGGCTGCGCGGGCTCGACGCCCACCTGTCGTACCGCATCGGCCTGCGGACGTTCTCGGCGATGGACAGCCGGGTGGTGCTCGGCATCCCGGACGCGTACGAACTGCCCAGGGCGCCGGGGCACGGGTTCCTGCAGATCGGCACCGAGACGCTCGTGCGGTTCCGGTCCGCGTATGTTTCCGGTGTCCATCGCCCTGCCGTCAGTTCGGTTGCGAGCGGCAACGATGTGGCGGACGACGTCGCCGAGTACACGAGCGCGTACGTGTCGATGCCGGTGGCGCCGGACGCGGCCGAGGAGCAGCCGCCGGAGGAGGACGGCATCGGCGAGCAGCTGCTCGACATCCTCGTCGATCGCCTGGAGAACAATGGCAAACCGGCCCACCAGATCTGGCTGCCGCCGCTCGACGACCCGCCGCCGCTCACCGAGCTGCTGCCGGCCGTCACCGTCGACCCGGACCGTGGGCTGACCGTCGCCGGTCCCCGCGGAACCCTGCGCGCCCCGATCGGCCTGGTCGACAAGCCGCTCGAGCAGCGGCGTGATCCGTTCGTGGTGGACCTCTCCGGCGGAGCCGGGCACGCGGTGGTCGTCGGCGGTCCGCGCAGCGGCAAGAGTACGGCGATCCGCACGCTGATCTCCTCACTCGCACTCACCCACACACCGCGTGAGGTGCAGTTCTACTGCCTCGACTTCGGCGGCGGATCGCTGGCGTCGCTGCGGGAGTTCCCGCACGTCGGCGGCGTCGCCTCCCGTCTCGACGCGGGCGCCGTACGGCGGACCGTTGCCGAAGTCCTGCAACTGCTGGGCGCGCGCGAGCGCGTCTTCGCGGAGCAGGGCATCGAGGACATGGCGTCGTACCGGGCGCGCCGGGCGGCGGGGGAGTTCCCGGACGACCCGTGGGGTGACGTTTTCCTGGTCGTGGACGGTTGGTCCGTCCTGCGTTCCGACTTCGAGGAACTCGAGCTGACGCTGGCCGAGATCGCCGGCCGCGGCCTCGCGTACGGCGTCCACGTGGTCGCGAGCTGCTCGCGCTGGTTCGACCTGCGCGGGACGATTCGGGACCTGTTCGGCACCCGGATCGAGTTGCGGCTGGGCGACCCGGCGGACTCGATGATCGACCGCCGGGCCGCGATGAGTGTTCCGGCGGACAAGCCCGGACGCGGTCTCGCCGACAAGGCGCAGCACTTCGTCGTCGCGACGCCGGACGCCGACCTCGGCCCGCAACTCGCCGCCGCCTGGCCGGTGTCGGGCGCGCCGCGAGTACGCGTGCTGCCCTTGCAGCTGACCGATGCCGAGTTGGCCGCCGTACTGCGTCGGCAGCCGGAGGCGCACGCAGGCCTGCCGATCGGGCTGACCGAGAGCGACCTCGGACCGGCGTACGTCGACCTGGAGGCGGACCCGCACTTCCTGCTGTTCGGTGACACCGAGACCGGGAAAAGCGGTTTCCTGCGCTGGCTGGCGCGCTCGATCATCGACCGCTACGAGCCGGTGCAGGCGCGGATCGTCGTGGTCGACTACCGGCGCTCGCCGGTGCCGGCCGCCGAGCACGTCATGGGGACGTTCGCCGACCCGCGCGGCGTCGAGGCGATGGTCGCCGACCTCGTCCCGGTCCTGGAACGCCGCCTGTCAGGCGAGTGGACCGGCCCGCAGCTGCACATCCTGGTCGACGACTACGACCTGGTCGCGGGCCAGACGAACCCGCTCGCCGGCCTCGTCGACTACCTGGCCCACGGGCGCGACATCGGCCTGCACCTCGTCGTCACCCGCCGCAGCGGCGGCGCCGGCCGGGCGATGTTCGATCCGTTGATCGCCCGCCTCCGCGACCTCGGCACGCCGGGCCTGCTGCTCAGCGGCGACAAGTCCGAGGGCCCGCTGCTCGGCGGTACCAAGCCACAGTCCCAGCCGCCCGGACGCGGCCTGCTCGTCGACCGCCGCGGCGGCACCCAACTCGTCCAACTCGTCCTCTGCTCGAGCTGA
- a CDS encoding type VII secretion protein EccE, translated as MAAPASAGPVQGPPPGLERRRLRVGVGQVVCWQLVAGVAAGLVGRGWVAELTAGLLAVGVLALTATWRRGLWSYQWLRLAVAYLVRGTQFVAVEGLRGELETGAGTIIRSDGVTVLLETDVPPELQPADLLDEYDGLRIKLLRRPGRAWIALTALRSADRPRDTELELLLTNAVRRLTKRLRRRGLHAEPLGPDELPGLLATLTPKHLTEEWDALLVGGGRFRMYAVPSQLALQQAGAIAVTTASDLEHALVLAPAGAPAAPGAVPQTGRHRSAFVAALP; from the coding sequence GTGGCCGCACCGGCCAGTGCTGGTCCGGTGCAGGGTCCTCCGCCGGGGCTGGAGCGTCGGCGGCTGCGGGTCGGCGTGGGACAGGTGGTCTGCTGGCAGCTGGTAGCCGGCGTGGCAGCTGGGCTGGTCGGGCGGGGTTGGGTGGCCGAGCTGACGGCGGGGCTGCTGGCAGTCGGGGTGCTGGCGCTGACGGCCACCTGGCGGCGCGGGCTGTGGAGCTACCAATGGCTCCGGCTGGCTGTTGCGTATCTGGTTCGCGGGACGCAGTTCGTCGCGGTGGAGGGCCTGCGGGGCGAGCTCGAAACGGGTGCGGGGACCATCATCCGCTCCGACGGCGTCACGGTACTGCTGGAGACCGACGTACCACCGGAGCTGCAGCCGGCCGACCTGCTGGACGAGTACGACGGCCTCCGGATCAAGCTGCTGCGCCGCCCCGGACGGGCCTGGATCGCGCTCACCGCACTCCGGTCCGCGGACCGGCCGCGGGACACCGAGCTGGAGCTGCTGCTGACGAACGCGGTCCGACGGCTGACCAAGCGGCTCCGCCGCCGCGGCCTGCACGCCGAGCCGCTCGGACCCGACGAGCTGCCCGGGCTGCTCGCCACCCTGACCCCCAAGCACCTCACCGAGGAGTGGGACGCCCTCCTCGTCGGCGGCGGCCGCTTCCGGATGTACGCCGTACCGTCGCAGCTCGCCCTGCAGCAGGCCGGAGCGATCGCTGTCACCACCGCGAGCGACCTCGAGCACGCGCTGGTCCTGGCGCCGGCGGGAGCTCCGGCGGCGCCGGGCGCCGTACCGCAGACCGGTCGGCACCGGTCCGCCTTCGTCGCCGCGCTGCCCTGA
- the eccD gene encoding type VII secretion integral membrane protein EccD encodes MSIRGLVKVTIDAPERRIDLALPERSTVAEVLPGILRHAGDGLADFGALQGGWVLRRPDGEALETHRDLAGQDVRDGEILHLAPAHQHWPELEYDDLVDAIATDARSGGRAWTPGATRWCGLVAAAVALLTTLGLQLRGGPPWQDVAVFALVVAGVLLAVGVVLSRALGDAAAAAVAGALSMVFASTGGGLLPAATFRVSEFGAPQLTAGGAALLLFALIGYVGIARHTAVFVAPVVAGVLALAAGWLSEFLDGTRTAAVVGAVAVALIPVAAPIATRLGRLPKPVLPTSTADLLADSPQPSRRLVYAAVLRSAALYTGILAGLAAGLACCLCLLARSTSTPARVLVVLVVGICLLRARLLPVLAHRLSLLAAGLLGLGALLVLTPYGLLVLAAVAAFFGLWYVRHRPGAYLARYAELAEVVLVLLVVPVVLWVLGLYGYVRGLGG; translated from the coding sequence GTGAGCATTCGTGGACTGGTCAAGGTCACCATCGACGCACCCGAACGCCGCATCGACCTGGCGCTACCGGAACGGTCGACGGTGGCCGAGGTGCTGCCCGGGATCCTCCGGCACGCCGGCGACGGCCTCGCCGATTTCGGTGCCCTGCAAGGCGGTTGGGTACTCCGGCGACCCGATGGCGAGGCGCTGGAGACACACCGCGACCTGGCCGGGCAGGATGTCCGGGACGGCGAGATCCTGCATCTCGCACCGGCACACCAGCACTGGCCGGAGCTCGAGTACGACGACCTCGTGGACGCGATCGCCACCGACGCACGGTCCGGCGGCCGCGCGTGGACGCCCGGCGCGACGCGCTGGTGCGGCCTGGTCGCCGCGGCTGTCGCACTGCTGACGACACTCGGTCTGCAGTTGCGTGGCGGGCCGCCGTGGCAGGACGTTGCTGTCTTCGCGCTTGTCGTCGCGGGCGTGCTGCTGGCTGTCGGCGTCGTACTGTCACGGGCTCTTGGCGATGCGGCTGCCGCTGCGGTCGCGGGTGCGTTGTCGATGGTCTTCGCCTCGACCGGTGGCGGATTGTTGCCTGCTGCCACTTTCCGGGTGTCGGAGTTCGGTGCACCGCAGCTGACCGCAGGTGGTGCTGCACTGTTGCTGTTCGCCCTGATCGGCTACGTCGGCATCGCTCGCCATACCGCTGTCTTCGTGGCACCTGTGGTTGCTGGTGTACTTGCGTTGGCGGCGGGGTGGCTGTCCGAGTTCCTGGATGGTACGCGGACGGCGGCGGTTGTCGGTGCGGTAGCGGTGGCGTTGATACCTGTGGCGGCGCCGATCGCCACGCGGCTCGGGCGGCTGCCGAAACCCGTCTTGCCTACCAGTACTGCCGATCTGCTCGCGGACTCGCCCCAGCCGTCGCGGCGACTCGTGTATGCCGCAGTACTGCGGTCGGCCGCGCTCTACACGGGCATCCTCGCCGGACTCGCAGCCGGACTCGCCTGTTGCCTGTGCCTACTGGCGCGGTCCACGTCGACGCCCGCGCGGGTACTGGTGGTGCTGGTCGTCGGGATCTGCTTGTTGCGTGCGCGTTTGCTGCCGGTGCTCGCGCATCGGCTAAGTCTGCTCGCGGCTGGTCTGCTCGGGCTTGGCGCGTTGCTGGTACTCACGCCGTACGGCTTGCTGGTGCTCGCGGCGGTGGCTGCGTTCTTCGGCCTCTGGTACGTGCGGCACCGACCAGGTGCGTACCTGGCCCGGTACGCCGAGCTGGCAGAGGTGGTCCTGGTGCTACTGGTCGTACCGGTCGTGCTGTGGGTGCTGGGGCTGTACGGGTACGTTCGTGGGCTGGGTGGTTGA